The Streptomyces sp. NBC_00576 genome contains the following window.
CGCAGGTTCTACGGCATCGGCGGAGGGGCCCGGCGCCTCGGATGAGGGGCCCGCGGTGCCGGGGGCTGGGCAGCCGCCAGGGGTGCGCCGGCCCGTCGCCCTCGCTGCCGTGGTGGCCGCCGCGCTCGTGGGGATGTGCGCCGGAATGCTGATCGGCGCGCCCTGGGGCGATGACGAGAGCGGGGGCGACAAGGTACAGACGGCGCTGGACGGCCCACAGCCGAGCAGCAGTACCACCACCAGTACCGGTGCCAATGCCGGCACCAACAGCAACAACACCTCTACCTCGGGGCTGGGCTGGTACGTCTTCAAGCCGGGCAAGTCGTACTCCTGCAAGGTCCGCCGTTCCGGCGCGGCAGGCGGGGGACTGTTCGCCGACTACAGCGAGACGCGCACCGCCGTCCTTGCCGGACCGGGCTGGGACGTGGTGGAGGCCCAGTGCCTGCTGCGCTACCTCCGGTTGGAGCCGGGCACCGTCGACGGGGTCTACGGGCAGCAGACCATCGCGGCCGTGATGCGTCTGCAGAAGAAGGCCGGGCTGCCGGCGGACGGCGTCGTGGGTCCGCACACCTGGCAGGCGCTGCGCGGATGACCGGCCCCGCACCGGAGTGCGTGGCACTGGCCGAGGGGCTCCGCGAGATGAGGGCGAG
Protein-coding sequences here:
- a CDS encoding helix-turn-helix domain-containing protein, translating into MSRWKELPDSLDQRVRQLVVQLRRLKDRSGLSLDVLAGKTGYSRSSWDRYLNGKALPPRHAVEELARVAEADPVRLLVLHEVAEEAWPQRIASSSSAGAEDGGEQGARGEAAAEPSGADAGSTASAEGPGASDEGPAVPGAGQPPGVRRPVALAAVVAAALVGMCAGMLIGAPWGDDESGGDKVQTALDGPQPSSSTTTSTGANAGTNSNNTSTSGLGWYVFKPGKSYSCKVRRSGAAGGGLFADYSETRTAVLAGPGWDVVEAQCLLRYLRLEPGTVDGVYGQQTIAAVMRLQKKAGLPADGVVGPHTWQALRG